A genomic region of Streptomyces diastaticus subsp. diastaticus contains the following coding sequences:
- a CDS encoding SsgA family sporulation/cell division regulator, producing the protein MNTVVERELELRLVLSPERSIAVPARLVYAAADPFAVSVTFHLGSQNPVHWTFARELLVEGVFRPCGHGDVRIWPSKVDGRGVLLLALSSPDGDALLQAPSAAVSAWLDRTLALVPAETEHERLEMDAALARLLEPAPADDLWRGDPWPEEAPGPDGE; encoded by the coding sequence ATGAACACCGTTGTGGAACGCGAGTTGGAACTGCGGCTGGTCCTTTCGCCCGAGCGGAGCATCGCCGTTCCAGCGCGGCTGGTGTACGCGGCGGCAGATCCCTTCGCGGTGAGCGTCACCTTCCACCTGGGTTCGCAGAACCCGGTGCACTGGACGTTCGCCCGGGAGCTGCTGGTGGAGGGGGTGTTCCGCCCGTGCGGTCACGGGGACGTGCGGATCTGGCCGTCGAAGGTCGACGGGCGCGGCGTGCTGCTGTTGGCGTTGAGTTCGCCGGACGGGGACGCGCTGCTCCAGGCGCCGTCGGCGGCGGTGTCGGCGTGGCTGGACCGCACCCTGGCCCTCGTGCCGGCGGAGACGGAGCACGAGCGGCTGGAGATGGACGCGGCACTGGCCAGGCTGCTGGAACCGGCTCCGGCCGACGACCTGTGGCGCGGCGATCCGTGGCCCGAGGAGGCGCCGGGGCCGGACGGTGAGTGA